TCAACATCCTTGAAGATGCTTCTGAAAAAAATACACCGATCATGGTTTTCGTTGGAAACAGAGGTATTATCCAGATCCACACTGGAAATGTGAAGAAAACACTTTGGCACCAGCAATGGTTCAACGTAATGGATCCGGATTTCAACCTACACCTTGATGTAACGAAAATTGCTGAAGCATGGATCGTTAAAAAACCAACTGAAGACGGAGAAGTGACCGCTATCGAAGTATTCAACAGTGAAGGTGACTTCATTGTTCAGTTCTTCGGAAAAAGAAAACCTGGAATTCCTGAACTTCAGGAGTGGAAGGACCTTGTAGCAGCATTAGAGAAATAATAATTAGATGATTTGAATGAGACCGTTTTGTTTGTAAAATTCAAAGCGGTCTTTTTTATTGCATGTGATCTGAAAGTGCCGAATATTTGTGTAATTTGTGATTAAATATAAAATAAAATGAAAAATATTTTCATAGCGATACTGCTTGCCGGCTTCTGCTCATTAAAAGCGCAGGATTTTAAGGCGTATCAGTTTTATGATAAAAAAGGAAAAGAAGTAAAGACCGAAAAGCTGGTAAAAGAACTGGCAGATTATGATGTGGTTTTTTTTGGTGAAAATCATAACAGCTCTATCAATCACTGGCTTCAGCTTAAAATTACAGAAGCGCTCTTTGCCAAAAAGAACGGTCAGCTTATTTTAGGAGCAGAAATGTTTGAAAGAGATAATCAGGCTCAGCTGGATCAATATTTAAACGGTAAATTTGATGCTAAAACACTGAAAGATTCTGCCCGTTTGTGGAACAATTATGCAACAGATTACAAACCTTTGGTAGATTTTGCCAAAGATAAAAAGCTGAATTTCATTGCCACCAATATTCCAAGGAGATATGCCTCTCAAACCGCGAAAGAAGGTCTTGAGTCCTTAAATAAATTAGGCGAAAAAGAGAAAACCTATATTGCTCAGCTGCCTATCAAAGTAACTTTAGACACTCCCGGATATCCGGAAATGAAAAAAATGATGGGAGATCATGCTGAAGGAACAAAAGTGATGAATTTTATCTCGGCTCAGGCTACAAAGGATGCTACGATGGCTGAATCTATCCTGAAAAGTTATCAAGCCGGAAAAACTTTCATCCATTACAATGGAAACTACCACAGCAAAGAATTCGGGGGAATTTATTGGTACATCAAACAGAAAAATCCTAATCTGAAAATGGCGGTTATCTCTGTTTTTGAATCAGATGATCCGGAGCTGAAAGTACCAGCCAAAGATTATATCCCTACAGACTTTAATCTGATTATTCCGGGAGATATGACGAAGACTTTTTAATCTTATAAAGTGTCATTCTGACGAAGGAAGAATCTCACTGTTAAATTATTATGAGATTCTTTACTACATTATATTCAATAGGGTGGGGCTTTAGCCCGACTATTTTTAATTAAAATATTCATTGGCTTTAGCCAAAACTTAAAATTCCACGGTAAATAAATTATTTTTACTCCACAATATTTACCTTTGTATCACATTCAAAAAACATGAAGAAATTACCCATCCTGCTGATCTTTTTTATCGGACTGTTCAATGCGCAAAAATTGACTTCCTATGAGGTTTCAATCATCAATCAGGGAGACGTAAACACCGCTTTACCCGTCTATCAGACCACCGATTCTAATCAGCATAAAACATTATTGAGCATTTCTTCAGAAGCAGACCCTCTTGATCCGAATACAGCTGTTCTGGTAAAAAGAATGAAAGAATCTCTTCTGTCAACAGATGGTGGAGTAGGAATTGCAGCTCCTCAGGTGGGAATCAACAGAAAGATCATCTGGGTACAGCGTTTTGATAAGGAAGGAACACCGTTTGAATACTTCATCAACCCGGTAATTGTATGGCGTTCCGATTTGCAGAATCTTGGTCCTGAAGGCGATTTGTCTATTCCTGACTTCAGAGATCAGTTCTACCGAAGCAAAGTCATTCAGCTGGAATATGTGGATTTGAAAGGACAGAAATATTCAGAAATTGTAGAAGGTTTCACAGCGGTTATTTTCCAACATGAGATCGACCATCTTTTTGGAATTCTGATTTCCGATAAAAAAGAAAAAGAAAAAAACGATTCTTACAGAAAAGTAGATGCCTATCAGAAAAGTGACGTAAATAAAGACAGAAGGTAATGATGAATTATGAATTATAAATGATGAATGATGAATGATGAATGAAATTCTTAAGCATTATATAAAAAAATATCCTCAATCATCTGTGCTCATCTGCGAAATCTGTGGTTAAATCATATAATGAAAAAATTAAAAGGAGCTGTTTCTACTGAAACAGCTCCTTTCGTTATAACTATGCTTAAAAAATTGGATTAATTGTTGTTGGTTACTGAAAGTTTCACCTCCATATTATTTCTGGTAGCATTAGAATAAGGACAGATCTGGTGTGCCTTTTCTGTCAAGGCCTGCGCTTCCTCAAGAGAAACACCAGGAATGTTCACATCCAGTTCTGCTGCCAGTCCGAAACCGCCATTCTCAAGCTGACCGATGCTAACTTGAGCGGTTACTGTTGTTTCTCCGGTTTTTACTTTAGAAAGAGTGATTACTCTGTTCAAGGCACTGTCGAAACATGCTGAATATCCAGCTGCAAAAAGCATTTCAGGGTTGGCAAAATCTTCATTAGCTCCTCCTAATGCTTTTGGCATTCTTACATCAAGTTCTAAAACTCCGTTTTCGCTTTTTACATGTCCGTTTCTACCTCCCTGTGCAGTTACTTTTGTGGTGTACAATGTTTTCATTTGTGTTCTATTTTGTTTAATATTTTTAATACTGTGTCTTTAAGGTGCAGCAGCTCTTCCGGTTGTATTCCCAATTTTTCCTGGATTTTTCCTGGAATTTCACAAGCTTTCTGCTGAAGCTGTTTTCCAGCCTCATCTAAAAATACTTCAACTACTCTTTCGTCCTCTTTTTTTCTTTTTCTGCTGATAAATCCTTTAGACTCCAGCCTTTTCAGGAGAGGGGTCAAAGTTCCACTATCCAGATAGAGTTTTTCTCCGATGTGCGTTACCGTAAGTCCGTCACCATCCCATAATATCATCATCACAAGATACTGCGGATACGTAATGCCCAGTTCATCAAGAAAAGGACGGTAAAGCCCTGTAATCTCTTTGGCAATTACATACAGCGGGAAGCAGATCTGGTTTTCTAATTTAGGTGTTTTCGGATTTTCCATAATGTTTGAGTACGAAAGATTCGATGAAGGTATTACTT
The nucleotide sequence above comes from Chryseobacterium sp. 7. Encoded proteins:
- a CDS encoding ChaN family lipoprotein; this translates as MKNIFIAILLAGFCSLKAQDFKAYQFYDKKGKEVKTEKLVKELADYDVVFFGENHNSSINHWLQLKITEALFAKKNGQLILGAEMFERDNQAQLDQYLNGKFDAKTLKDSARLWNNYATDYKPLVDFAKDKKLNFIATNIPRRYASQTAKEGLESLNKLGEKEKTYIAQLPIKVTLDTPGYPEMKKMMGDHAEGTKVMNFISAQATKDATMAESILKSYQAGKTFIHYNGNYHSKEFGGIYWYIKQKNPNLKMAVISVFESDDPELKVPAKDYIPTDFNLIIPGDMTKTF
- a CDS encoding MarR family winged helix-turn-helix transcriptional regulator; translated protein: MENPKTPKLENQICFPLYVIAKEITGLYRPFLDELGITYPQYLVMMILWDGDGLTVTHIGEKLYLDSGTLTPLLKRLESKGFISRKRKKEDERVVEVFLDEAGKQLQQKACEIPGKIQEKLGIQPEELLHLKDTVLKILNKIEHK
- a CDS encoding organic hydroperoxide resistance protein, which gives rise to MKTLYTTKVTAQGGRNGHVKSENGVLELDVRMPKALGGANEDFANPEMLFAAGYSACFDSALNRVITLSKVKTGETTVTAQVSIGQLENGGFGLAAELDVNIPGVSLEEAQALTEKAHQICPYSNATRNNMEVKLSVTNNN
- a CDS encoding peptide deformylase; protein product: MKKLPILLIFFIGLFNAQKLTSYEVSIINQGDVNTALPVYQTTDSNQHKTLLSISSEADPLDPNTAVLVKRMKESLLSTDGGVGIAAPQVGINRKIIWVQRFDKEGTPFEYFINPVIVWRSDLQNLGPEGDLSIPDFRDQFYRSKVIQLEYVDLKGQKYSEIVEGFTAVIFQHEIDHLFGILISDKKEKEKNDSYRKVDAYQKSDVNKDRR